A stretch of Scheffersomyces stipitis CBS 6054 chromosome 2, complete sequence DNA encodes these proteins:
- the ALD5 gene encoding Aldehyde dehydrogenase (aldehyde dehydrogenase some similarity to glyceraldehyde-3-phosphate dehydrogenase (GAPN)~go_funtion oxidoreductase activity~go_process metabolism): MSLPLFVPIKLPNGTTYEQPTGLFINNEFVQSKSKKTFGTVSPSTEEEITQVYEAFSEDIDDAVEAATAAFHSSWSTSDPQVRMKVLYKLADLIDEHADTLAHIEALDNGKSLMCSKGDVALTAAYFRSCAGWTDKIKGSVIETGDTHFNYTRREPIGVCGQIIPWNFPLLMASWKLGPVLCTGCTTVLKTAESTPLSALYLASLIKEAGAPPGVVNVVSGFGPTAGAPISSHPKIKKVAFTGSTATGRHIMKAAAESNLKKVTLELGGKSPNIVFDDADVKSTIQHLVTGIFYNTGEVCCAGSRIYVQEGIYDKIVSEFKNAAESLKIGDPFKEDTFMGAQTSQLQLDKILKYIDIGKKEGATVITGGERFGNKGYFIKPTIFGDVKEDHQIVRDEIFGPVVTITKFKTVEEVIALANDSEYGLAAGVHTTNLSTAISVSNKINSGTIWVNTYNDFHPMVPFGGYSQSGIGREMGEEALDNYTQVKAVRIGLSQ, from the coding sequence ATGTCCTTGCCATTGTTCGTTCCCATCAAATTGCCAAACGGCACTACCTATGAGCAGCCTACCGGTttgttcatcaacaacgagTTTGTCCagtccaagtccaagaagaccTTTGGAACTGTTTCTCcttctactgaagaagagatcaCCCAAGTCTACGAAGCCTTCTCCGAAGATATCGATGATGCCGTTGAAGCTGCTACTGCTGCTTTCCACTCATCGTGGTCTACTTCCGACCCTCAAGTCAGAATGAAGGTTCTCTACAAATTGGCTGACTTGATCGACGAACACGCCGACACTTTGGCCCACATTGAAGCTCTTGATAACGGTAAGTCGTTGATGTGTTCCAAGGGTGACGTTGCTTTGACTGCCGCCTACTTCAGATCCTGTGCTGGCTGGACCGACAAGATTAAGGGTTCTGTTATCGAAACTGGTGACACCCACTTTAACTACACCAGAAGAGAACCAATTGGTGTTTGTGGCCAGATCATCCCATGGAACTTCCCATTGTTGATGGCTTCCTGGAAGTTAGGACCAGTCCTTTGTACCGGTTGCACCACTGTTTTGAAGACTGCTGAATCGACTCCTTTGTCTGCTCTTTACTTGGCTTCTTTGATCAAGGAAGCCGGTGCTCCACCTGGTGTTGTCAATGTTGTTTCCGGTTTCGGTCCAACTGCCGGTGCTCCAATCTCTTCTCACccaaagatcaagaaggttGCCTTCACTGGTTCTACCGCTACCGGTAGACACATCATgaaggctgctgctgaatccaacttgaagaaggtcaCTTTGGAATTGGGTGGTAAGTCTCCAAACATTGTCTTTGACGATGCTGACGTTAAGTCCACCATCCAACACTTGGTTACTGGTATCTTCTACAACACTGGTGAAGTGTGCTGTGCCGGTTCCAGAATCTACGTCCAGGAAGGTATCTACGACAAGATTGTTTCCGAGTTCAAGAATGCAGCCGAATCACTTAAGATCGGTGACCCATTCAAGGAAGACACCTTCATGGGTGCCCAAACCTctcaattgcaattggacaagatcttgaagtacATCGATATCGGTAAGAAGGAAGGTGCCACCGTTATCACTGGTGGTGAAAGATTCGGTAACAAGGGTTACTTTATCAAGCCAACCATCTTCGGAGATGTCAAGGAAGACCACCAGATCGTCAGGGATGAAATCTTCGGTCCTGTTGTCACCAtcaccaagttcaagaCCGTCGAAGAAGTCATCGCCTTGGCCAACGACTCCGAGTACGGTTTGGCTGCTGGTGTTCACACCACTAACCTCAGCACTGCCATCAGTgtttccaacaagatcaattcCGGTACCATTTGGGTCAACACCTACAATGACTTCCACCCAATGGTTCCATTCGGAGGTTACTCCCAATCTGGTATTGGTAGAGAAATGGGAGAAGAAGCCTTGGACAACTACACCCAGGTCAAGGCAGTCAGAATTGGTCTTAGCCAGTAA
- the RRN7 gene encoding RNA polymerase I specific transcription initiation factor RRN7, with amino-acid sequence MAPQSWFRGPVCGVDNCRSRLYRSSDGLTICQFGHVMEGNIEINDDQDQVTVTTRRLNVVNVDERGGYTSSPVVNSQKAISKKSTRLYGSEARELYFKCLQMLLKKQCEIFMTLFFSESMRDDLFQLVKTNWVKCLGITEKEEQVESKYYTVNTLDLISLIYISALQLRFQSIYINDIVKHIKSNEIPYVRTLHILPKSTLDKLPMPYHHMLQPLRLPSQLDLYHCIRINGLRLKVGKLDMPLNYYYPFAFKVFSDIFLFPNAIDLFNVFTNLMEAISLTELSFSFTYKTTVLGVIGFPEIQILGAIVFVIKLTFVSNPFKYMLHPKVWLDRLGKFEMNNEYSYIKSDNSDLLDWSDDKIEKYCDWIYDHIIPKKNKTYNLDGDHEDYLLTTMEKRLFQIFNVD; translated from the exons ATGGCACCTCAGTCATGGTTCCGTGGTCCCGTCTGTGGCGTGGACAACTGTCGCTCGCGACTATATCGGTCCAGTGACGGTTTAACTATCTGTCAATTTGGTCATGTGATGGAAGGAAATATTGAGATCAACGAtgatcaagatcaagttaCAGttacaacaagaagattgaaCGTTGTTAATGTTGACGAAAGAGGTGGGTATACCAGTTCACCTGTTGTTAACTCACAGAAAGCGATTTCTAAGAAAAGCACTAGACTTTACGGCTCAGAGGCCAGAGAGTTATATTTCAAATGTTTGCAAATGCTTCTCAAGAAGCAATGCGAAATTTTCATGACTTTATTCTTCTCGGAATCTATGAGAGACGATTTGTTTCAATTGGTCAAAACCAATTGGGTTAAATGTCTAGGAATTAC TGAGAAGGAAGAGCAGG TCGAATCGAAGTACTATACTGTGAATACTTTGGACTTGATATCTTTGATCTATATATCTGCCCTACAGCTACGATTTCAACTGATTTATATTAATGACATCGTTAAACATATAAAATCCAATGAGATCCCTTATGTCAGAACTCTCCATATTTTGCCCAAAAGTACTTTGGATAAATTGCCCATGCCCTATCATCACATGTTGCAGCCCCTTCGTTTGCCACTGCAGTTGGATTTGTATCATTGCATCCGTATAAATGGTTTGCGTTTAAAAGTAGGAAAATTGGATATGCCACTCAATTACTATTATCCATTTGCATTTAAGGTGTTTTCAGatatttttctttttccaaaTGCCATTGACTTGTTCAACGTCTTCACCAACTTAATGGAAGCAATTCTGTTGACCGAATTGCTGTTTTCATTTACCTACAAGACAACTGTATTAGGTGTAATAGGTTTCCCTGAGATTCAGATTTTGGGGGCTATAGTCTTTGTTATCAAGCTCACATTCGTAAGCAATCCTTTTAAGTACATGCTTCACCCAAAAGTTTGGCTTGATAGACTCGGCAAATTCGAGATGAATAACGAATACTCCTACATTAAATCCGACAACAGCGACCTTCTCGATTGGTCAGACGATAAGATCGAGAAGTATTGTGATTGGATATACGACCACATCATTCcaaaaaagaataaaacCTACAATTTAGATGGGGATCACGAAGACTATCTA TTGACTACGATGGAAAAAAGGCTTTTCCAAATATTTAATGTAGAT
- the RPS24 gene encoding 40S ribosomal protein S24 (40S ribosomal protein S24 (RP50)~go_component intracellular; ribosome~go_funtion structural constituent of ribosome~go_process protein biosynthesis) produces the protein MSDAVTIRTRKVISNPLLARRQFVIDVLHPNRANVSKDELREKLAEIYKAEKDAVSVFGFRTQFGGGKSTGFGLIYQSVADAKKFEPAYRLVRYGLATKVEKASRQQRKQKKNRDKKIFGTQKRAAKRAAKRNAD, from the exons ATG AGTGACGCTGTTACCATCAGAACTAGAAAGGTTATCTCCAACCCATTGTTGGCCAGAAGACAATTCGTCATTGACGTCTTGCACCCAAACAGAGCTAACGTCTCCAAGGATGAATTGAGAGAAAAGTTGGCTGAAATCTACAAGGCTGAAAAGGATGCTGTTTCTGTTTTCGGTTTCAGAACCCAATTCGGTGGTGGTAAGTCTACCGGTTTCGGTCTCATCTACCAATCCGTTGCCGACGCCAAGAAGTTCGAACCAGCCTACAGATTAGTCAGATACGGTTTGGCTACCAAGGTCGAAAAGGCTTCCAGACaacaaagaaagcaaaagaagaacagagacaagaagatctttggtACTCAAAAGCGTGCTGCCAAGAGAGCCGCCAAGAGAAACGCCGATTAA